ACATTCTATATGAGCACAACTGATAGAGTAATATCGGAACGGTTCCCGATTCAAAAGTATGCGATACTCGGCGGAATGCGTATCTATCATGTGTTCTGTGAGTGTGTTTTGTTCCGCTTGCGTGTTGCTGACCAACGGATGAATGTAAGCTGAGAGGTTGATACAATAAGCGAACGGAATTAGTCATTTTGGACTTGCAGAGATTAAAAAAAACTAAAAATCCAAAGTTCCGTCTTTAATTTTCTTGCGGATTGACGATAACCCTTTTATCTCATTTTCCACGCCTAATATAAGCCTTTGTCTTTGCCTATTATACCTACTTATCCATGCACTTTCGTCCTCTGAATCCCCAAGAATTTCAGCTCTACTATGATTTTCAACATGGAACGGGGCAGGTGGATAATGGGATTTATGATTGGGTATGATTTCTGCTAAACTCGTTTCATTATCAGAACGCCAAGTCTCATATTCAGATTTAAGGGTTTCTAAATTGTTCTCACTATCAGACTCAATTCGGCTTTTTAAGTCTTCACCATAAGCTATGGCTTTATCTAACATGCCAATTACGATCCCTTTTTTTTGTAACTGCATTCTAATGCCTTTCATATTAAGGGGTCGGCACACAACACCGCCCCCCTGTCACCAGTTGTGAAATCTCCAAGGCAAACTAATGCTTGCCAACTATTCATAGGTAATATAACATGTTAACACTAAAAACACAAGAAAAACGCAATAAGTAGTTTTGGGATTGGTTAATTTTAGTTTCACGATGTTTTAGTCTTAAAAGCATTGGTTAATTTTTTATGTAATCCTTTCCTTTCTTTTTTCGTTATTACATAAAAAAGCAAGAAAAATTTGACAAAAATTCCTTTTTCTAATATACTTTAAAAGCCTTTATTCAAAATAAGGCTATATTTAACCAATAAAAGTGAGGATTTACAGTGAACTCTATGCATCAGAAAGCAATTAAAGGCATCAAATTAAACATCCTTTTGGAAGAACAACCAGAAGGTGGTTTTACAATAACTTGTCGGGAATTACCTGAATTACTAACCGAGTGTGATTCTTTAAATGAAATGAAAGACAATGTTATTGACGCGTTTCATGCTGTTGTTGCACTATATGAACATAGAAAACGCCCCTTGCCCAAAGAAATTCAGATTTTGGACGATGATATAAGTTCAAGTATAGAATCCCAGCAACTATTAGAAACGGTGGTAGCCTTTAATGAAGTATCGCGAAGTAACCAAAAGGTTAAAACGGCTTAATTGTGAAGAAGTTCTTCCAAGAAAGCCGGGATCACACCGGATTTGGTGGAATTTAGAAACGGATACCGAAGCAACTATTCCAGATTGGGGCAGTAAAGATTTGAAAACAGGAACACTTCATAGTGCTCTTAAAAAATTAGGAATTGACTATAAAACCTTTTTAAATAGTTAATTCCACAAAGGCGGTAGATACATTTCTACTGCCTTTTCATTATGGCAACTTCTCAAGGCTACCCTTACAGCAAGCAAGAACGTATTGTAAGTGCATTTGAACGGAAAGTCAGTTAGTTACTTTACTTGATAAAGGCAGCAGACATACTTCTGCTGCCTTTTGTTTTCGCAATAAGTGGTTTTAGGCTTGAGAATTTTGATTAGTCAATCAACTGGATAATACTAATAATTAGTCCTATACTCCCTCCCCCGAAAACTATATATCTATAAATTGCCTCATACTTTTTAATGTGAGCGTTAATTTTACGCAATAAGTCGTTTTGGGATTAGTTGAATTGAATTTTACGGCTAATTCCGATTAACTTTATGAGTTATATCGGTAGACTCACATTTACTTTTGAAAAAAAGGAATAAGTTTTTTTAAGATAGCATATACTATCCCACCACCAGTCAATAGCCCTGTGATTAGTCCGGTAATTGTTTTACTTTCTATAAGCCAATCT
This Candidatus Poribacteria bacterium DNA region includes the following protein-coding sequences:
- a CDS encoding type II toxin-antitoxin system HicB family antitoxin; the protein is MHQKAIKGIKLNILLEEQPEGGFTITCRELPELLTECDSLNEMKDNVIDAFHAVVALYEHRKRPLPKEIQILDDDISSSIESQQLLETVVAFNEVSRSNQKVKTA
- a CDS encoding type II toxin-antitoxin system HicA family toxin, whose protein sequence is MKYREVTKRLKRLNCEEVLPRKPGSHRIWWNLETDTEATIPDWGSKDLKTGTLHSALKKLGIDYKTFLNS